A region of Vitis vinifera cultivar Pinot Noir 40024 chromosome 13, ASM3070453v1 DNA encodes the following proteins:
- the LOC132254935 gene encoding uncharacterized protein LOC132254935, which yields METETTFSHVAPPIFDGDNYQAWAVRMTVHLEALDLWEAIEEDYDVPPLPANPTMAQLKTHKERKTRKSKAKAYLFSTVSSTIFTRIMNLESAKDIWDYLKKEYQGNERTKNMKVLNLIREFEMLKMKETENIKDYSDKLLGIVNKVRLLGKDFSDERIVQKILVTLPEKIGECIAGTRAKENDKKRRIDGGCASSKGRKFRRRQRQEKQQ from the exons ATGGAAACTGAAACAACTTTCTCCCATGTTGCACCACCAATTTTTGATGGTGATAACTATCAAGCCTGGGCTGTTAGAATGACAGTCCATCTTGAAGCATTAGATCTTTGGGAAGCTATAGAGGAAGACTATGATGTTCCCCCATTGCCGGCGAACCCTACGATGGCTCAGCTTAAGACCCACAAAGAGAGGAAGACCAGGAAGTCCAAAGCTAAAGCCTACTTATTCTCTACTGTTTCAAGCACTATATTTACAAGAATCATGAACCTGGAGTCAGCGAAAGATATTTGGGACTACCTCAAAAAGGAATACCAAGGCAATGAAAGAACCAAAAATATGAAAGTACTCAACTTGATCAGGGAGTTTGAAATGCTGAAAATGAAGGAGACAGAAAACATCAAAGACTACTCTGACAAGTTGCTGGGCATAGTAAATAAGGTGAGGTTACTTGGTAAGGACTTCTCTGATGAACGAATTGTGCAAAAAATTCTTGTAACTCTGCCTGAAAA AATTGGTGAATGCATTGCAGGCACAAGAGCAAAGGAGAAtgataagaaaagaagaatcgATGGAGGGTGCGCTTCAAGCAAAGGCAGAAAATTCAGGAGGAGGCAAAgacaagaaaaacaacaataa
- the LOC100249878 gene encoding putative disease resistance protein RGA3, whose amino-acid sequence MQSSTQENLSKVVIVGIGGLGKTTLAQLVYNDQRVVSYFNLKMWVCVSDDFDVKILVRNIIKSATNRDVENLELDQLQQRLHRNLDGKRYLLVLDDVWNEDVRKWGQLITLLPVGATGSKILVTTRSTRVASVIGVDSPYIVEGLKDDESWDLFESLAFKKEEEKMHPNLVAIGKDIVKMCKGIPLVIETLGRTLYFKTQERDWLSIRNNKNLMLLGDESNILSVLRLSYDNLPTHLKQCFVYCTLFPKDYRIEKKLLVKLWMAQGYLQESDENRDLEDVGNQYFEDLLSRSLFQKAENENANNVLSCKVHDLMHDLAQSIVKSEIIIVTNDVKIIPERIHHVSLFNKSNEMPEGLMGKPIRTFVIGKPDWNLRTGPFYGDYYSTDTFISSLKYLRVMKVSFRPHEVPTSLDKLSHLRYLDLSHGLFKNLPSAITRLKNLQTLKLFRCENLKELPIDTKKLINLRHLEIDEYNQLTYMPLGLGELTLLQTLPIFWVGNDSGESRHMGRLSELKFLNNLRGELEIRGLPNARGSEAKEANLEDKQYLDCLRLRWEEEEEDTEENEEAVSVMESLQPHPNLKDLSILFYKGVRFPNWMINDGLDLLLPNLVRIQLWRCMGSQVLPPFGQLPSLQYLHLAQLYDVEYMMDYPSPAKPFFPRLKTLRLSYLPNLEGWGRRDVAAEQAPSYPHLENLELENISMELCLHLISVSSSLKSLRICGIEELISLPKELQHVSTLQTLKIEHCYGLATLPDWIGRLTSLTQLTIIACPKLTSLPEEMRSLRHLRQLRIFSCPDLWERCQRETGEDWPKISHIPAIDIPRGY is encoded by the coding sequence ATGCAGTCAAGTACTCAAGAAAATCTGTCAAAGGTTGTGATTGTAGGCATAGGGGGCTTAGGCAAGACCACCCTTGCCCAGTTGGTATACAACGACCAACGGGTGGTAAGctattttaatcttaaaatgTGGGTCTGTGTTTCCGATGATTTCGATGTAAAAATACTGGTTAGGAATATCATAAAGTCTGCAACTAATAGAGATGTGGAAAACTTGGAGTTGGATCAGTTGCAACAACGCCTTCACCGAAACTTAGATGGAAAGAGGTATTTGCTTGTGCTAGATGATGTCTGGAACGAGGATGTAAGGAAATGGGGTCAATTAATAACTTTGTTGCCTGTTGGAGCAACTGGGAGTAAAATTTTGGTGACCACTCGAAGCACTAGAGTTGCATCAGTTATAGGAGTTGATTCCCCATATATCGTGGAAGGTCTTAAAGATGATGAGTCTTGGGATTTGTTTGAAAGTCTTGCGtttaaaaaggaagaagagaaaatgcaCCCAAACCTTGTAGCCATAGGAAAAGATATTGTAAAGATGTGCAAAGGAATTCCTCTTGTCATTGAAACTTTAGGCAGAACATTGTACTTCAAAACCCAAGAAAGGGATTGGTTGAGcattagaaataataaaaatctgaTGTTGCTTGGAGATGAAAGTAATATTTTGTCAGTTTTAAGGTTAAGTTATGACAATCTACCCACCCATTTGAAACAATGTTTTGTCTATTGTACACTGTTTCCCAAAGATTATAGAATTGAAAAAAAGTTGTTAGTAAAATTATGGATGGCTCAAGGTTACCTTCAAGAGTCTGATGAAAACAGAGATTTAGAGGATGTTGGTAATCAATATTTTGAAGATTTATTGTCAAGGTCATTGTTTCAAAAAGctgaaaatgaaaatgcaaACAATGTATTAAGTTGTAAAGTGCATGACTTAATGCATGATCTTGCACAATCCATTGTAAAGTCTGAGATTATCATTGTAACGAATGATGTGAAGATTATTCCAGAAAGAATTCATCATGtgtcattatttaataaatccAATGAAATGCCTGAAGGTTTAATGGGCAAACCCATTAGGACCTTTGTTATTGGCAAACCCGATTGGAACCTTCGTACGGGCCCTTTCTATGGTGATTATTACAGTACAGATACATTCATCTCAAGCTTAAAATATTTACGGGTAATGAAGGTGAGTTTCCGACCTCATGAGGTTCCAACATCTTTAGACAAACTAAGCCATCTAAGATATCTTGATCTTTCTCATGGGTTGTTTAAAAACCTCCCAAGTGCTATTACAAGATTGAAGAATTTACAGACATTGAAGCTTTTTCGTTGTGAGAATCTGAAAGAATTGCCGATAGATACGAAAAAATTGATCAACCTGAGGCATCTTGAGATTGATGAATATAATCAATTGACTTATATGCCACTTGGGTTGGGAGAATTGACGTTGCTTCAAACCTTGCCTATATTCTGGGTAGGGAATGATAGTGGGGAATCTAGGCACATGGGTAGGTTGAGTGAACTGAAATTCCTTAACAACCTCAGAGGAGAACTAGAAATTAGAGGCCTTCCAAATGCCAGGGGTAGTGAAGCAAAGGAAGCCAATTTGGAGGATAAACAGTACCTCGATTGCTTGAGATTACGTtgggaggaagaagaagaagatactGAGGAGAATGAGGAGGCAGTGTCAGTGATGGAAAGCCTGCAACCACATCCCAATCTGAAGGACCTCTCCATACTATTTTACAAAGGTGTGAGATTCCCAAATTGGATGATAAATGATGGATTGGATTTGCTGCTCCCAAACCTAGTCAGAATTCAACTATGGCGTTGTATGGGAAGCCAAGTTCTCCCACCTTTTGGTCAACTCCCTTCCCTTCAATATCTACATCTTGCCCAACTATATGATGTGGAGTACATGATGGATTACCCTTCACCAGCAAAGCCATTCTTCCCACGTCTGAAGACACTCAGACTTTCCTATTTGCCTAATTTGGAGGGATGGGGGAGGAGGGACGTAGCAGCAGAGCAAGCTCCTTCATATCCTCATCTTGAGAATCTAGAGCTGGAAAACATCAGTATGGAGCTATGCTTACATCTGATCTCTGtctcttcttcattgaagtCTCTGCGTATTTGCGGAATAGAAGAGCTAATATCTCTGCCAAAGGAGCTTCAACATGTTTCCACCCTACAAACTCTCAAAATTGAGCATTGCTATGGTTTGGCAACTTTACCAGACTGGATTGGCCGCCTCACATCACTTACACAGCTTACCATTATAGCCTGCCCCAAATTAACATCACTGCCAGAAGAGATGCGATCCCTCCGCCATCTACGCCAACTCCGGATCTTCAGTTGTCCAGATTTATGGGAAAGATGCCAAAGGGAAACTGGTGAAGATTGGCCTAAGATTTCTCATATTCCCGCAATTGATATTCCCAGGGGATATTGA